The Microbacterium natoriense genomic interval CCAAGCTCTCCCGAGGAGCAGCCGACGCCCCGGCGGAGGTCGTGGTGGCGCCCACGGCGATCGACGAGGTGCGCACGGTGGTCGCGACTGGTGTGCAGGGCGGCGTCGCCGTCTCGTTCACCTACAAGGCTCCGGATGCCGAGCCCACGACGCGCACAGTCGATCCCGTGCAGATCCTCATCACCAACGGCCAGTGGTACCTGCAGGGCTGGTGCCATCTGCGTCAGGCGATGCGCACCTTCCATCTCGATCGCGTGAGCGACCCGCAGCTGACAGACATCGCCATCACCCATCGCGGAGAGCCCGTCCCCGAGGCGTTCTCCGCAGCTGCCGACGACGGCGAGGTCACGGTGCGCATTCCCGAGCGTCTTGCGCCCCTTCTGGGCGCCTTCTTCTCGGTCGACGGCGTGGAGGCGCAGGGCGGCATCGTCACGGCACGGCTGCACCTGGCCGATCCCCGCAGCATCAAACGCCTCGCGGCAAGGTTCGGCGGCGCGCTCGAAGTCGTCGAGCCTGGCATCGCCCGAGCGGCAACCCACGACTGGGCCGCAGCCGGACTCGCGCTCTACTACCGACCTGACGGCAGCGACGCCGGTTAGACTGACAGAAATCAACGAGGA includes:
- a CDS encoding helix-turn-helix transcriptional regulator, producing the protein MSAQPKPLLAADRVRLYLTLVPYLLEHGQVSLDEAAAEFGVGREEMRSMVEKLTVIGLPGDSGFWQQPQEMFDINWDLLDDEDVIEITNDVALRRVPRFTAREAAALLAGLQMVAAVPAVSDTGLVKGLIAKLSRGAADAPAEVVVAPTAIDEVRTVVATGVQGGVAVSFTYKAPDAEPTTRTVDPVQILITNGQWYLQGWCHLRQAMRTFHLDRVSDPQLTDIAITHRGEPVPEAFSAAADDGEVTVRIPERLAPLLGAFFSVDGVEAQGGIVTARLHLADPRSIKRLAARFGGALEVVEPGIARAATHDWAAAGLALYYRPDGSDAG